The region GTACTCCGCGCCGGTCGAGACGTACCGGGTGAGGTCGTCCTGGAAGACCGACTTCGCGACCGAGGGCTCCCAGCCCAGCCCCGCCGCGATCCGTCCCTCCCGGAGGTTCGCGAGGATCGTGGAGATGCTGGTGTCCTCTATCTGGACGTCGATCCCCTCGGCGTCGAGCACCTGGAGGAGGTACCGGTGGGTACACGACCCGGTCGTGACGCCGACGGACTTGCCCG is a window of Halococcus hamelinensis 100A6 DNA encoding:
- a CDS encoding ABC transporter substrate-binding protein, which encodes DMPALVTIAQTETPASLVGLANWSHGQQCNLLIVPQDSPIEQTADIAGKSVGVTTGSCTHRYLLQVLDAEGIDVQIEDTSISTILANLREGRIAAGLGWEPSVAKSVFQDDLTRYVSTGAEY